The Juglans regia cultivar Chandler chromosome 16, Walnut 2.0, whole genome shotgun sequence nucleotide sequence TTGCACTTATAATTATGATTCATGATGAGCTAGTGGATTGAAAATGTAGAGGTAGATGCCTCTAGATGGAGGCTCTCACCGGTCACCACAAGGGCGGCTGGGTGCACCACCATCAAGCCTTTCTACAACCACAAAGGTCCCACATTATGTTTTCTTTGCACTTTTGAATTCTAAACTGTTTACtgttaaatattataattttgtgaaaaatttgTGACATCAATTTGCATGaaaaaacatgttttgattttttttttataattgtaattaatatCATAATATAGTGTGTTTATATACTGACTTATAAGTAGTAGAATTATGAAATTCTAGGTATATTTAGtgctcgtttatttttacagatgagatgagatgagatgagttgaaattaaaattaaaaaattaaataaagtattgttagaatctatatcttttaatattatttttattttgaaatttgaaaaagttaaattatttattttattttgtattggaagttgagaaagttgtaatgattagattagatgagatgagatgttttctgaaaacaaactagaAGGAGTTAAACCCTTTCTTAAGTGGAAAGTGTTATTCCTCccacttgaaattttttttttacttaatgattacaGAAGAAACGTACTAGCGGGAGCTCTCAGCAATGGCCGTAGAGCCACCCAAAGAAAATCCCCCATCTAGGGCTAGAATGAGGGTTAGGTTCGTTAGATTTGGATGTGTTCTACTAAAACATAATGGGCAAGTCAACAGTTCCAATAAACTTAAAGACATAGATAGAGGGTTTACTTTTGTCGACTTAGGAAATCTGTGTTACGATTAAttgaaccttcttcttcttACATTTGATAAAGACATCCTCTCAGTGGAGGACCCAACAATGCTTACGAGCACTTCAACAAGTTGATTCCTTCTTTATGGAGTGAAGATTTAGTGGGTTGGCAATaaactttatataataattaaatcctGGCCTGCGTAATGGTTTTGTACTTGCAAAATCTCAAAAAGGCTACTCATGatcctcttatatatatatatatatatatatatatatatatatgtactacaCCCACTATTGGTTTATCAGATTGCTTATGCCAATTTCATTAATCTTCTCTAATCAATTTGAAATTGTGTTTGTCTGATTGATGATGCCAATTTGAATCTGTTTAGTTGGTTTCCATAGCAGAACTGGTTTTGTTTTGGTGAAGAAATAGATCCACTTGTATCTCAAGTTTACAACTTTCTTTGGAATTTTGCTCCATCACTATCAGAACCTGCCAAGCTCTTTCACCCACAATTCCAATTTTAAAAACCATATTATTTGTACTGTAAAAAGTAATTTAAGAGGCACTGTTCAACCACCAAGATGAAAACCTAAACCATCTTAAAAAATGACCTCAACAACCACTTTTGTGTCAACTGCACCTCATCTGCATAACGAATGAAATGCAAAGACCTTACCCTACAACCCAAAACCAATCAGTTTATGAATGTTCtgctaagaaaattattataattgtggaaAGAGTTAGACAAGAGGTtcagaaaaataagtatttatgactgattatttacgacgataacgattatttgcaacaaaaacagactcattttgataggaattaattattttcgcttgaaataactgatcacaaataaacaattttcttatagtgatgcAATTATGCTTCCTCGAGATCAAGAATGATGCAAGTACAGAGATATTAGACAGACCAGTACATATCAACCTGCTTTCTACTTCCACCTTTAAATATGTTCATGAAGATATTCATTAATTGGGCCATGCCCCATTAGGATAAACTTTAGTTTAGTCTAAAgaaatcttcaaaaaaaaaaaaagttagtctAAAGAAGCGCCTAACCTTTAATGCTGTGCCACATGTACAGTCACCAAGTTAATGTACAGCAAATTGGCTGTATCTGTATGTATGTGAGCTTGAGACAGACAAATAAGGATCAGTTGAAGGCACAGCCTAGATGGGCGATGCCAATGCGCTTACCTTCCACTAACCGACCTCTGTTGCATGCGTGTTGACaattttttagctttttcttttcattcttcgACAGAATTTACTCAAAAATTCCCTTTGTCTCCAAGTTCACAATACTTTTTATTTGTCACAGAAAGAAAGTTTTCTACCGCTCCGCTCCACACGAAAGAAAACTCATCATTTCTTGGGCACCACTTCAATATATATACCCTTTAATTAGCTTTGCTCCAACTCATAAAACCTCaacaacatctctctctctctctctcactcacacatATACAATTGCAATCTAGTTTTATTACACTTCTTTCAATCACTTCAGTTTCCAATTCTCTTGTCTCTTTGAAGTAAAATGGGCAATTGCTATGCTCTTTGCAAGCCCCGTATGGGCTTGTATGTCAAACTTGCTGCGGCAAAGCATGGGAGAGTTTTACAAGTCGTGAAGATGGATGGAAAGATTTTAGAATTCAGCACGCCAATTCTTGTTAAAGATATCATGGTGAACTTTTCCGGCTCAGGTATTGGTTTATCCAAGGATGCCTCAGAGAATCTCTCACCAAATTATGAATTGAAGATAGGCAAAACTTACTATATGCTGCCTTCTTTGAGTTCTGGGAGTCCCACTAGTACTACTGCAGAAATTTCCTCAATAGCAGACAAGGACAAAGCCAATATTGGTGTAAAGAGGATTAAGATTGTTATAACAAAGCAGCAGCTCCAGGAGTTATTGACAAAGCAAATATCATTGGACGACTTCATGTCAGGGCTTGAGAAGCCAACGTCTGTTTCTCATGTTGATTCTTCAACAAATTGGAAGCCGAAGCTTGAATCTATCCCTGAAGGGAGCGAGTAGCATTAATTGCTGCAGTGATTAGATAGATGTTCTAGTTTTTGTTTAACCATGAAAGATAacagaaaaaatagagaggcCTGCACACATAATGACTGTTATAGGACACAAGGAAGTCTGAGAATTATTCTCGTCCTCTTTGGCTCAGCATGTTTCCTTCTCAGTTAAAtcttgtatataaaaaaaaaggggagtGGTTTGTTTTGATCTTCAATTTGGAGCTGCTAGTTTCATGATTAGTGTTCGTGGCCAACGTTCTAGCTAGAATCCTGTAACTGTAGCACAT carries:
- the LOC109007540 gene encoding uncharacterized protein LOC109007540; translation: MGNCYALCKPRMGLYVKLAAAKHGRVLQVVKMDGKILEFSTPILVKDIMVNFSGSGIGLSKDASENLSPNYELKIGKTYYMLPSLSSGSPTSTTAEISSIADKDKANIGVKRIKIVITKQQLQELLTKQISLDDFMSGLEKPTSVSHVDSSTNWKPKLESIPEGSE